From one Motacilla alba alba isolate MOTALB_02 chromosome 8, Motacilla_alba_V1.0_pri, whole genome shotgun sequence genomic stretch:
- the ARHGAP29 gene encoding rho GTPase-activating protein 29 isoform X6 — MLRQNGGSNKRGLGLARLSTSNFFTISTAGNWGMGRSTKSSSLSSISSNSDCYDNPVVDPEYIMQLVNDVRKFADVLLYLKEAFLSEENHDGLHQVVHERLGELLRVLKAVINKHQTLNSVDILSAAGTVIAKVKAVNFKEVNEENKRELFGEIFSSIETLAFTFGNVVSDFLMGDVDNGSSLGLPVSRRSRSFENLSVESGGSLHERDDIQGHLRAEEVDSMLLRNDSGIESALSYAKAWSKYTKDVVAWVEKKLSLELECAKNLAKMAETAKAVVGHQDYMPFQSIFINAFQNDIENSQLWQQTAAALQSNKFVQPLLGRKNELDRQRKDIKDLWQREQKKMQELEAALRKAKLLYTQRQDEYEKAKSCTARAEEEQLSSSGSFVKDFSKQIEKKRRLEEEALQKAEEANEHYKASMAEVEEKRNYLESFKSDVLTQLRELIYQCDLTLKAATVNLFQLQHAQVVSLPVNCQSLCESAKLYDPGQQYSEFVKSLPKDGVPVESGCFETQSSQVDGVFSKQSTNSVHTSHGNLSQCSGDFPAQTLDDVGSPVYHRSQKVREKRSSSNTDIPAVRGPPPFRSWSVGNQSGGMCSDSESAGGSSESRSMDSPSASPGDFKRRLPRTPSTGTMSSADDLDEREPPSPSDCGPFRNANMSKAAQTHKLRKLRAPSKCRECDGLVVFHGAECEECSLACHKKCLETLAIQCGHKKLHGRLHLFGVEFAQAAKNIPDGIPFIIKKCTSEIESRALNVKGIYRVNGAKSRVEKLCQAFENGKDLVELSELYAHDISNVLKLYLRQLPEPLILFRLYNEFIGLAKESQNANEELDAKQASPKAKTRQSLCIELNRIIIKIKDLLKQLPVPNYNTLQYLIGHLHRVTEQCDENKMSASNLGIIFGPTLIRPRQTDATVSLSSLVDYPYQARVVELLITYYEKIFDVSLKPLLSTCHAEETAGTVRVALSADEREPQQQRKSFVAVKEQGIQIVPCERASETAAIFFESKNSRNTKEEADISVTGDVVSPATEKDNDPFLSLGEDPCQISLVAVKPNRQLAKVPLRAPRTKPASRPVSLPVDRILPPCVLNERNSRNAGAISSEKLGRSPTIEEVSEVKALPAVDTCCRLPCYDTQMLRKTWDKQYKQYDITARTAMIVTNVPQEIRALESGTAGALSSSCSIGNNSAKANLPNKPYSVVGSGRTAAEENGPDVNPVAAFRAPRTLQPPPGTFYKPPSNKSKENGDGSSAKACAPTSASSVLPQDNTVKLARSSALPSGDAEQNTNEQKSSSEDIHSTDLKPAYHRLRPKRIQELEHREAHFV, encoded by the exons aaaatcatGATGGCCTGCATCAAGTAGTACATGAACGCCTGGGGGAGTTACTACgtgttttaaaagcagtgaTAAATAAACATCAGACTCTAAACTCAGTTGATATTCTTAGTGCTGCAGGAACAGTTATTGCAAAAGTAAAAG cGGTGAACTTCAAAGAggttaatgaagaaaataagagagaacTCTTcggtgaaatattttcttctattgaAACATTGGCATTCACCTTTGGAAACGT TGTTTCAGACTTCCTTATGGGAGATGTAGACAATGGCTCGTCATTGGGACTTCCTGTATCTCGGAGAAGTCGG TCTTTTGAGAATCTTTCTGTGGAGTCTGGGGGTTCACTGCATGAAAGGGATGATATTCAAG GACATCTTCGAGCAGAGGAGGTTGATAGCATGCTCCTAAGAAATGACAGTGGAATTGAGTCGGCTCTGTCCTATGCTAAAGCATGGTCAAAATATACCAAGGATGTAGTCGCATGGGTAGAAAAAAAGCTTAGCTTGG aactgGAGTGTGCTAAAAACTTAGCAAAAATGGCTGAAACTGCTAAAGCTGTTGTTGGACACCAG GATTATATGCCATTCCAGTCAATATTCATtaatgcttttcaaaatgaTATCGAGAACAGTCAACTTTGGCaacaaacagctgctgctctccagtctAACAAGTTTGTGCAG CCTCTtcttggaaggaaaaatgagTTGGATAGACAAAGGAAAGATATCAAGGACCTTTGGCAAcgagaacagaaaaaaatg caagagctggaagctgctctCAGAAAAGCCAAGTTGCTGTATACACAGCGTCAGGATGAGTATGAAAAGGCAAAGTCCTGTACTGCTCGTGCTGAGGAGGAACAGCTTAGCTCAAGTGGAAGCTTTGTGAAAGATTTCAGCAAGCAAATTGAGAAAAAACGAAGGCTAGAAGAGGAAGCTCTTCAAAAG GCCGAAGAAGCCAATGAACACTATAAAGCAAGCATGGCAGAGgttgaagaaaaaagaaattatttggaaagcTTTAAAAGTGATGTTTTAACACAGCTTCGGGAGCTTATTTACCAGTGTGATCTTACTCTTAAAGCT GCAACAGTTAAcctgttccagctgcagcatgCTCAGGTTGTATCTCTGCCAGTTAACTGCCAGTCCCTCTGTGAGAGTGCCAAACTCTATGACCCTGGTCAGCAGTATTCAGAGTTTGTGAAAAGCTTGCCAAAGGATGGTGTTCCTGTTGAATCAGGTTGTTTTGAAACCCAGAGTTCCCAGGTTGATGG ggTTTTTAGTAAGCAATCAACAAACAGTGTCCATACATCCCACGGTAACTTATCTCAGTGTTCAGGAGATTTCCCTGCTCAGACATTAGATGATGTGGGAAGCCCAGTTTATCATCGTTCACAAAAGGTTAGAGAGAAGAGATCTTCCAGCAACACAGATATTCCAG CAGTGCGAGGGCCACCGCCGTTCAGATCATGGTCAGTTGGCAACCAGAGTGGAGGAATGTGCAGTGACTCTGAAAGTGCAGGGGGGAGCAGTGAGTCCCGATCCATGGATTCTCCATCTGCCAGCCCAG GGGATTTTAAAAGACGACTTCCCcgaacaccttccactgggaCTATGTCATCTGCAGATGATCTTGATGAAAGAGAGCCACCATCTCCTTCAGACTGTG GACCTTTTAGAAATGCTAATATgtccaaagcagcacaaacacacaaactCCGGAAGCTGAGAGCTCCATCTAAATGCAGAGAATGTGACGGCCTAGTAGTATTTCATGGAGCTGAGTGTGAAGAG TGTTCACTTGCATGCCATAAAAAATGTTTAGAGACTTTAGCTATTCAATGTGGGCACAAAAAGCTTCATGGAAGGCTTCACTTATTTGGAGTGGAATTTGCCCAAGCTGctaaaaatattcctgatgGCATTCCTTTCATCATCAAAAAGTGTACGTCAGAAATTGAAAGCAGAGCACTGAATGTCAAG GGCATCTATCGTGTGAATGGAGCCAAGTCAAGAGTTGAAAAGCTTTGTCAAGCttttgaaaatggaaaggaTTTGGTCGAGCTCTCAGAACTCTATGCACATGACATTAGCAATGTTCTCAAGCTGTATCTCCGCCAG CTTCCAGAGCCCTTGATTTTGTTTCGGCTTTACAATGAGTTCATTGGACTTGCAAAAGAAAGTCAAAACGCTAATGAGGAGTTGGATGCTAAACAAGCTAGCCCCAAAGCAAAGACAAGACAGTCACTCTGTATTGAACTGAACAGGATcatcattaaaattaaagatCTTCTGAAACAACTGCCTGTACCAAACTATAACACTCTTCAGTACCTTATTGGACACCTTCACAg AGTTACAGAACAGTGcgatgaaaataaaatgtcagcCAGCAACCTTGGCATAATATTTGGCCCAACTCTGATCAGACCCCGTCAAACCGATGCTACAGTTTCTTTGTCATCACTTGTGGACTACCCTTATCAGGCCCGGGTAGTGGAGCTGCTCATAACATACTATGAAAAGATATTTGATGTCTCATTGAAACCACTTCTGAGCACTTGTCATGCTGAAGAAACAGCTGGTACGGTCAGAGTTGCTTTATCAGCAGATGAGagggagccacagcagcagaggaaatcGTTTGTTGCTGTAAAGGAA CAGGGTATTCAAATAGTTCCATGTGAAAGAGCTTCAGAAACAGCTGCAATCTTTTTTGAATCGAAGAATAGCAGGAATACAAAAGAAGAAGCAGATATATCTGTAACTG GTGATGTTGTGAGTCCAGCTACAGAGAAAGACAACGATCCATTCCTTTCTCTAGGTGAAGACCCCTGTCAAATTAGCCTAGTTGCTGTAAAACCCAACCGTCAGCTTGCCAAAGTTCCATTGCGGGCTCCAAGGACAAAGCCAGCGTCTCGCCCTGTCAGCCTGCCTGTAGACCGAATACTTCCTCCATGTGTTTTGAATGAAAGAAATTCACGAAATGCAGGGGCAATAAGTTCAGAGaagctgggcagaagccctaCTATTGAAGAAGTCTCAGAGGTGAAGGCCCTCCCTGCTGTTGATACCTGCTGCAGACTGCCTTGTTATGACACCCAGATGCTGCGAAAAACTTGGGACAAGCAGTACAAACAGTATGATATCACAGCAAGGACAGCAATGATCGTGACTAACGTGCCCCAGGAGATCCGAGCACTCGAGAGTGGAACTGCAGGTGCTTTATCATCATCATGCAGCATTGGTAACAATTCAGCTAAAGCCAATCTTCCTAATAAGCCATATTCTGTTGTCGGGTcaggaaggacagcagcagaagagaatgGTCCTGATGTTAATCCTGTTGCTGCCTTTAGGGCACCAAGAACATTGCAGCCACCCCCAGGGACATTTTATAAACCACCTTCTaacaaatcaaaagaaaatggagatgGTTCTTCTGCTAAAGCTTGTGCACCCACCAGTGCTAGCTCCGTGCTCCCCCAGGATAATACTGTGAAACTGGCTAGGAGCTCTGCACTTCCGTCAGGTGATGCTGAACAAAACACAAACGAACAGAAATCTAGCTCAGAGGACATTCACTCCACAGATCTGAAGCCTGCTTACCACAGACTGAGACCAAAAAGGATCCAAGAACTGGAGCACAGGGAAGCTCATTTTGTATAG
- the ARHGAP29 gene encoding rho GTPase-activating protein 29 isoform X5 gives MLRQNGGSNKRGLGLARLSTSNFFTISTAGNWGMGRSTKSSSLSSISSNSDCYDNPVVDPEYIMQLVNDVRKFADVLLYLKEAFLSEENHDGLHQVVHERLGELLRVLKAVINKHQTLNSVDILSAAGTVIAKVKAVNFKEVNEENKRELFGEIFSSIETLAFTFGNVVSDFLMGDVDNGSSLGLPVSRRSRSFENLSVESGGSLHERDDIQGHLRAEEVDSMLLRNDSGIESALSYAKAWSKYTKDVVAWVEKKLSLELECAKNLAKMAETAKAVVGHQDYMPFQSIFINAFQNDIENSQLWQQTAAALQSNKFVQPLLGRKNELDRQRKDIKDLWQREQKKMQELEAALRKAKLLYTQRQDEYEKAKSCTARAEEEQLSSSGSFVKDFSKQIEKKRRLEEEALQKAEEANEHYKASMAEVEEKRNYLESFKSDVLTQLRELIYQCDLTLKAATVNLFQLQHAQVVSLPVNCQSLCESAKLYDPGQQYSEFVKSLPKDGVPVESGCFETQSSQVDGVFSKQSTNSVHTSHGNLSQCSGDFPAQTLDDVGSPVYHRSQKVREKRSSSNTDIPVRGPPPFRSWSVGNQSGGMCSDSESAGGSSESRSMDSPSASPGDFKRRLPRTPSTGTMSSADDLDEREPPSPSDCGLNDLTSETANSPGPFRNANMSKAAQTHKLRKLRAPSKCRECDGLVVFHGAECEECSLACHKKCLETLAIQCGHKKLHGRLHLFGVEFAQAAKNIPDGIPFIIKKCTSEIESRALNVKGIYRVNGAKSRVEKLCQAFENGKDLVELSELYAHDISNVLKLYLRQLPEPLILFRLYNEFIGLAKESQNANEELDAKQASPKAKTRQSLCIELNRIIIKIKDLLKQLPVPNYNTLQYLIGHLHRVTEQCDENKMSASNLGIIFGPTLIRPRQTDATVSLSSLVDYPYQARVVELLITYYEKIFDVSLKPLLSTCHAEETAGTVRVALSADEREPQQQRKSFVAVKEGIQIVPCERASETAAIFFESKNSRNTKEEADISVTGDVVSPATEKDNDPFLSLGEDPCQISLVAVKPNRQLAKVPLRAPRTKPASRPVSLPVDRILPPCVLNERNSRNAGAISSEKLGRSPTIEEVSEVKALPAVDTCCRLPCYDTQMLRKTWDKQYKQYDITARTAMIVTNVPQEIRALESGTAGALSSSCSIGNNSAKANLPNKPYSVVGSGRTAAEENGPDVNPVAAFRAPRTLQPPPGTFYKPPSNKSKENGDGSSAKACAPTSASSVLPQDNTVKLARSSALPSGDAEQNTNEQKSSSEDIHSTDLKPAYHRLRPKRIQELEHREAHFV, from the exons aaaatcatGATGGCCTGCATCAAGTAGTACATGAACGCCTGGGGGAGTTACTACgtgttttaaaagcagtgaTAAATAAACATCAGACTCTAAACTCAGTTGATATTCTTAGTGCTGCAGGAACAGTTATTGCAAAAGTAAAAG cGGTGAACTTCAAAGAggttaatgaagaaaataagagagaacTCTTcggtgaaatattttcttctattgaAACATTGGCATTCACCTTTGGAAACGT TGTTTCAGACTTCCTTATGGGAGATGTAGACAATGGCTCGTCATTGGGACTTCCTGTATCTCGGAGAAGTCGG TCTTTTGAGAATCTTTCTGTGGAGTCTGGGGGTTCACTGCATGAAAGGGATGATATTCAAG GACATCTTCGAGCAGAGGAGGTTGATAGCATGCTCCTAAGAAATGACAGTGGAATTGAGTCGGCTCTGTCCTATGCTAAAGCATGGTCAAAATATACCAAGGATGTAGTCGCATGGGTAGAAAAAAAGCTTAGCTTGG aactgGAGTGTGCTAAAAACTTAGCAAAAATGGCTGAAACTGCTAAAGCTGTTGTTGGACACCAG GATTATATGCCATTCCAGTCAATATTCATtaatgcttttcaaaatgaTATCGAGAACAGTCAACTTTGGCaacaaacagctgctgctctccagtctAACAAGTTTGTGCAG CCTCTtcttggaaggaaaaatgagTTGGATAGACAAAGGAAAGATATCAAGGACCTTTGGCAAcgagaacagaaaaaaatg caagagctggaagctgctctCAGAAAAGCCAAGTTGCTGTATACACAGCGTCAGGATGAGTATGAAAAGGCAAAGTCCTGTACTGCTCGTGCTGAGGAGGAACAGCTTAGCTCAAGTGGAAGCTTTGTGAAAGATTTCAGCAAGCAAATTGAGAAAAAACGAAGGCTAGAAGAGGAAGCTCTTCAAAAG GCCGAAGAAGCCAATGAACACTATAAAGCAAGCATGGCAGAGgttgaagaaaaaagaaattatttggaaagcTTTAAAAGTGATGTTTTAACACAGCTTCGGGAGCTTATTTACCAGTGTGATCTTACTCTTAAAGCT GCAACAGTTAAcctgttccagctgcagcatgCTCAGGTTGTATCTCTGCCAGTTAACTGCCAGTCCCTCTGTGAGAGTGCCAAACTCTATGACCCTGGTCAGCAGTATTCAGAGTTTGTGAAAAGCTTGCCAAAGGATGGTGTTCCTGTTGAATCAGGTTGTTTTGAAACCCAGAGTTCCCAGGTTGATGG ggTTTTTAGTAAGCAATCAACAAACAGTGTCCATACATCCCACGGTAACTTATCTCAGTGTTCAGGAGATTTCCCTGCTCAGACATTAGATGATGTGGGAAGCCCAGTTTATCATCGTTCACAAAAGGTTAGAGAGAAGAGATCTTCCAGCAACACAGATATTCCAG TGCGAGGGCCACCGCCGTTCAGATCATGGTCAGTTGGCAACCAGAGTGGAGGAATGTGCAGTGACTCTGAAAGTGCAGGGGGGAGCAGTGAGTCCCGATCCATGGATTCTCCATCTGCCAGCCCAG GGGATTTTAAAAGACGACTTCCCcgaacaccttccactgggaCTATGTCATCTGCAGATGATCTTGATGAAAGAGAGCCACCATCTCCTTCAGACTGTG GTTTAAATGATCTCACATCTGAAACTGCAAATTCTCCAGGACCTTTTAGAAATGCTAATATgtccaaagcagcacaaacacacaaactCCGGAAGCTGAGAGCTCCATCTAAATGCAGAGAATGTGACGGCCTAGTAGTATTTCATGGAGCTGAGTGTGAAGAG TGTTCACTTGCATGCCATAAAAAATGTTTAGAGACTTTAGCTATTCAATGTGGGCACAAAAAGCTTCATGGAAGGCTTCACTTATTTGGAGTGGAATTTGCCCAAGCTGctaaaaatattcctgatgGCATTCCTTTCATCATCAAAAAGTGTACGTCAGAAATTGAAAGCAGAGCACTGAATGTCAAG GGCATCTATCGTGTGAATGGAGCCAAGTCAAGAGTTGAAAAGCTTTGTCAAGCttttgaaaatggaaaggaTTTGGTCGAGCTCTCAGAACTCTATGCACATGACATTAGCAATGTTCTCAAGCTGTATCTCCGCCAG CTTCCAGAGCCCTTGATTTTGTTTCGGCTTTACAATGAGTTCATTGGACTTGCAAAAGAAAGTCAAAACGCTAATGAGGAGTTGGATGCTAAACAAGCTAGCCCCAAAGCAAAGACAAGACAGTCACTCTGTATTGAACTGAACAGGATcatcattaaaattaaagatCTTCTGAAACAACTGCCTGTACCAAACTATAACACTCTTCAGTACCTTATTGGACACCTTCACAg AGTTACAGAACAGTGcgatgaaaataaaatgtcagcCAGCAACCTTGGCATAATATTTGGCCCAACTCTGATCAGACCCCGTCAAACCGATGCTACAGTTTCTTTGTCATCACTTGTGGACTACCCTTATCAGGCCCGGGTAGTGGAGCTGCTCATAACATACTATGAAAAGATATTTGATGTCTCATTGAAACCACTTCTGAGCACTTGTCATGCTGAAGAAACAGCTGGTACGGTCAGAGTTGCTTTATCAGCAGATGAGagggagccacagcagcagaggaaatcGTTTGTTGCTGTAAAGGAA GGTATTCAAATAGTTCCATGTGAAAGAGCTTCAGAAACAGCTGCAATCTTTTTTGAATCGAAGAATAGCAGGAATACAAAAGAAGAAGCAGATATATCTGTAACTG GTGATGTTGTGAGTCCAGCTACAGAGAAAGACAACGATCCATTCCTTTCTCTAGGTGAAGACCCCTGTCAAATTAGCCTAGTTGCTGTAAAACCCAACCGTCAGCTTGCCAAAGTTCCATTGCGGGCTCCAAGGACAAAGCCAGCGTCTCGCCCTGTCAGCCTGCCTGTAGACCGAATACTTCCTCCATGTGTTTTGAATGAAAGAAATTCACGAAATGCAGGGGCAATAAGTTCAGAGaagctgggcagaagccctaCTATTGAAGAAGTCTCAGAGGTGAAGGCCCTCCCTGCTGTTGATACCTGCTGCAGACTGCCTTGTTATGACACCCAGATGCTGCGAAAAACTTGGGACAAGCAGTACAAACAGTATGATATCACAGCAAGGACAGCAATGATCGTGACTAACGTGCCCCAGGAGATCCGAGCACTCGAGAGTGGAACTGCAGGTGCTTTATCATCATCATGCAGCATTGGTAACAATTCAGCTAAAGCCAATCTTCCTAATAAGCCATATTCTGTTGTCGGGTcaggaaggacagcagcagaagagaatgGTCCTGATGTTAATCCTGTTGCTGCCTTTAGGGCACCAAGAACATTGCAGCCACCCCCAGGGACATTTTATAAACCACCTTCTaacaaatcaaaagaaaatggagatgGTTCTTCTGCTAAAGCTTGTGCACCCACCAGTGCTAGCTCCGTGCTCCCCCAGGATAATACTGTGAAACTGGCTAGGAGCTCTGCACTTCCGTCAGGTGATGCTGAACAAAACACAAACGAACAGAAATCTAGCTCAGAGGACATTCACTCCACAGATCTGAAGCCTGCTTACCACAGACTGAGACCAAAAAGGATCCAAGAACTGGAGCACAGGGAAGCTCATTTTGTATAG